The DNA region ACCGTTGTTGATCCCTGCGCTACGACATGGATGGACTGTCAGGACCGCATCGAGGGTAGATGCCTCACGTTTGCCTTGACACTTTCAGATTgcccttccacctcgaccgAAACTGTGACAACCACCACGCGGATAGTTACGTCAACCGTCACTGCACCACCCATTGTCGATACATGCATGGCAACTTCGGTAACCTGTACAACCATACCAATTATTCTTGCAAGGGGTCTGAGAAGGGCTGACAGGATTGACTGTATGACGTCTTTTTCAACTTTGGAAGAATGCAtctccacctcaacaactACCACCACTCCTTCCACAAGCTTGCAGACTTCGAGCACTCCGGGAAATGCAACAACAATTACCATCTCGCCATCATTCACTTCTATTAACTTGAGTACCTCCACCCCGGGTACGGAGGAAACTACATCCGCCTCTTCATCAGAGCAGTCAACGTCCGCCGAAGTCAGTACTACAGATCTTCCCGAGACACTACCATCCTCTGAGATAGAGTTTCCAACTACTGTTATAATTCCGCCTTTGACTACCTCAACAGCCACCTTTGCATCCATCCCAACAGCTATCTCTATATCCACCTCAAGAAACCCTCTTATCACCACTCTAACAACTGCTCCAACAACTGCTCCAACAACTACCTCAACTATTACTCCAACTACTAGTCCAACggcctcctcagcagccatcaCAGCGGTTATTCCATCGACTTCTGCGACCAATACtttgacaacaacaccctctgcAATGTCAGTAACAACCACCCCGATAACGACTCCTACTACGACGCCAGAGACTCCATCAACGGTCTCACCAACGATTTCGACAAATACCCCATTGAATCCGTCATCGGTTGTGTCTTCAAATGCCGAATCCAATCCAGGCTCAACAACCTTAACAAATGTGCGGATTCCCGGAGTAAGCACTAGCCTCCAGACCGAGACGACAAACACGGAGTCGACCAGCTTAATCTCTTCAGCTTCAGGTGGAACTTCGACGCGGAATGTGCAGACCACGGATCCTACAAACACAGCAACGTTTTGGGGGACTGAAGCAGCGACAGAGACAAACTCGGACCCATTTGTTATTGCCCAAGTATCGTCTCAACCGGAGCCCGATTCCACAGCATTGACTGTGAGTGGTTCTAGCTCGAGTTCGGTGACGTCAATTCTGACAACAAATACGGAGACTGAGGAAGCTGCCAAGTCAACTTCTGCCCAAGAATCGACAATTGTCACGGGGTCAATCTCGTCCGTCGTATCATCTTCTGAGACCAATCCATCCAGGATTTTATCCTCCACGCTGTCTAGCCCCGATACAACCCATTTTTCATCTTTCTCCTCTGCTCAGAAATCTTCTGGGGCTTCAACTGAAGAACCCACACCGATAGCCCAAACAGGTCAAACAGCGACCGGCTCAGCAACCGTTGGTCCAGGTGAAACCacagcaacatcatcaccaagccCAGATACAGGCGCCCCAGCCCTCATGTCATGGCCATATTGGAAGATCACAGAGTCCCTCACTGGAAACCATGCCCCTCTGATCGTAGGGCGAGGTTTCGTGCTCATGATGGGTGCCTTCTACCAACAGGTCATCACCCATGACCCAGTCAGGCAGCTCACAAGCGGGGGCATCTCTGCCACAGAACTTGTCAGTCCCCCGATCGGAGCTTCAGAGTTTGGTCTCTTTGTAGCTCAAATTGGCACCATCTTCGTAGCCGGTGGGACGTACGTCGATACCAACTACTGCAACGACCTCGCATctcccaccaacatcaacccctgTCCTCCCAAAATCACCGGAAATCCATGGGttctcgacatcatcattaCCATTCTGGTGATCCAAGCCGGGGTGGTAGCCTACACGATGAGCAAGTGGTTCCAAAAGCCAGGGCGCCTCTCGGCTGACCCTACCACCATTGCCGGCGTGGCAGCCGTAATGGGCCATCCACAGATTGAACAGCAGTTTTCGTCTTTTGGCG from Podospora pseudoanserina strain CBS 124.78 chromosome 1, whole genome shotgun sequence includes:
- a CDS encoding hypothetical protein (EggNog:ENOG503PN1V), with the translated sequence MASLSEDRPLKKKKSRNIKLSKNGNPTSRPFLSRVFGMATTLVITLGLVGVVIYLRKTLPDGSKPSYASSSTLQARGGGAEGATIIERQRNLFTLAPVFTAGPPILPGDFPIISSTVDCTTVMVPARQVKRQGYWHTYCSTSYFTITRTPTVTLTTKGPLFTLRPTRIVTFRLPSGSPVVDCTTYVIPDKLKRGEEVDCTTRYVPFTTSTRPTTTVTTTPTETPTETSTITPPTTRPPTSMTISTSSTVFSSTISTSTTTTTTIVEEISTMPTVVDPCATTWMDCQDRIEGRCLTFALTLSDCPSTSTETVTTTTRIVTSTVTAPPIVDTCMATSVTCTTIPIILARGLRRADRIDCMTSFSTLEECISTSTTTTTPSTSLQTSSTPGNATTITISPSFTSINLSTSTPGTEETTSASSSEQSTSAEVSTTDLPETLPSSEIEFPTTVIIPPLTTSTATFASIPTAISISTSRNPLITTLTTAPTTTSTITPTTSPTASSAAITAVIPSTSATNTLTTTPSAMSVTTTPITTPTTTPETPSTVSPTISTNTPLNPSSVVSSNAESNPGSTTLTNVRIPGVSTSLQTETTNTESTSLISSASGGTSTRNVQTTDPTNTATFWGTEAATETNSDPFVIAQVSSQPEPDSTALTVSGSSSSSVTSILTTNTETEEAAKSTSAQESTIVTGSISSVVSSSETNPSRILSSTLSSPDTTHFSSFSSAQKSSGASTEEPTPIAQTGQTATGSATVGPGETTATSSPSPDTGAPALMSWPYWKITESLTGNHAPLIVGRGFVLMMGAFYQQVITHDPVRQLTSGGISATELVSPPIGASEFGLFVAQIGTIFVAGGTYVDTNYCNDLASPTNINPCPPKITGNPWVLDIIITILVIQAGVVAYTMSKWFQKPGRLSADPTTIAGVAAVMGHPQIEQQFSSFGGEITQQELLHALKGQEFKLGTFTTEDGVTKYGIMPVALYERKDRNQRGWWARTRDTVRSGFNKAMFLRNWKLNRLFLDVVFGLLLVALLGLTLASLANIDQPQKVFLPTAVASGVGMKILFALLGVLISSNWGRLFQDTQTFSPYFPLRDGEARPNPTILLNRHSSPICAFIPLLRNRHLAAASVAFTGIIAEFLIIALAGLPYRPGQLRSEFLFCSIASTIILCVMLVQLALVIIWRRKLPHLPRQPDTIAAVMTYVAGTSMVRDFYGLEEMKTKERNKAIVRMGKVYAYGWRQEPEGGIRWIVDEVPDAERKSFLSGTRTSAESSAGGRGWYRPRGREWRRDV